In the genome of Brachypodium distachyon strain Bd21 chromosome 3, Brachypodium_distachyon_v3.0, whole genome shotgun sequence, the window GAAGCCTCCCATGACTCTGAGGGGTGTAACATCTATGAACAATCTGGTTTTGCCATAGTCAACTTCTCTTATGCATATGAGTTGGGCAGGAAGTGGCCTTCTGATGCTCAGGACCTTCCCATCTCTGCTGGATCTTTCTTTGTAATAGATGACGCAGGACATCGTggaaagagaaggaagaagtcATTTTCTGATCAAGAGGCATCTTCAGAAGAGTCGAATGGTCAGACTGAAGGCATCAGTCAAGCTATTGTGACCGGTTCCCCAACAGGTACCTCACGCAATCTTCAAGGCAGATCCTTATCCAGCAAGTCTATGAGGAGAGAGCTGAGAAAGCAGAAGAGACTTGCTGCCGAGAAAGTTTGTGATATTTGTGGGCGGTCAATGCTTCCTGGAAAGGATGTAGCTACCTTGCTGAACTGCAGTACAGGAAACCTAGCTTGCAGCAGTAGAAACTTGAGTGGGGTTAGTATTTTCAAACGTTCTTTCATCTTTCTGTTTGTTAATATTTCCTCAAGGCAACAAGTTATACTTGCATTTTTACAGAGACAAGCACAAACAGAATACCGTTAGAAGTTGGCTCAtttagtatttttcttttgtaagtAGAGATACATCCATCCTTATATTAGTCATAAATTCCAAAATCCAACAAGACAGTGCTTTTACCAATGATTAAATCTTTGTTTTTCACAAATATAGAAAGATAATTCCCTCTTTCAAATTCGAAGCCTTCTACTTGATGAATTGGCTAAACATGATATTTGTAGGCTTTTCATCTATTCCACACTTCATGCCTATTGCACTGGACTATTTTGTGCCAATATGAGGTGCTAGCTGACCAAATTCTAAAGAAGGGGAAGAGCAAGCGAGGAAGGAAGGCAAAAACAGCACCAAAGAGCAGAATAACATCCATCTTTTGCCCAGAATGCCAGGGTACAGGTATCCACGTCAAGGGAGATGAACTCGAAAAGCCGACTATTTCCTTGTCCGAGGTTTGGAGCAGAACACTTTCAGTCACCTATATTTTCTTCCATATAACTTGCTTTAGCTCAGCTTTGTGTGAGTAAATTGTGTGCTCACAAAATTCAGCTCGATCTGGCAGATGTTTCGCTACAAGCTTAAAGCCATTGAAGCACACAAGGCATGGATGAAGAGCCCTGAGGTGCTCGAGAACTGTTCAACTGGACTTCATTTCCCTTCAGAACATCTGGAGAACTCTGAGGTGATCATCGCACTATGTTCCTACTTGGACGATACAATGCAAATCTGAACTCACTGTCACAAATTTGTTGCAGGAGCAGGTGATGCCACTAAAGTCGCTTCCGTTCTATGCAGCCGAAGGATAAAGGCATGGTACTCACGTTGCCTCGCAACTGCAGGAAATTAGAGGGATTCTCCCGGAGCCGTTGTAAATTTACTAGAACAGCTGTAAAAAAGGCTGACACGTATTTTACTTGTTCAAAACTGTGTTAAGACTGGATTGTAGTAACCAGAATGTGCTGCTAACGCTGTTGATTTTATTGTCGAACCACATTTTCAGCGACCTCAGTTTCATCTTTTTGTTGTGCGTGTCTGTTGTTCTTTAGAACCGAGCTGGCGTTTCTTAGGAATGATTTTGTTCGTACGAGACTAGTTTGCCAGCGATAAAGAACAACCGAAAAACAAATTGAGGGTCTGCTTGGAATGCTGTACTTTCTGTGTTCATATACCAATTGCCAACTCTGTAAACACCGACATGGTTTACATACATGGAGTCTCATGAACGATGAGAATAGCTGGTCAGACTCACGCACGCATGATCTATTTCGCAAAGTAATCCTATCGTGCGTGTCACAAGCATATTTTCAGATACACCACGGTCCACCGGACACTTTTCTCCCAAAAATGTATCCAGGTCCACGGATACTTTTCTCCCAAAAATGTGAAGTTCAGAGAAACATGTGCAAACGAGATAAATTTGCTGCAATTCgttttaaaaaaagagaaatttgcTGCAATTTTGGATCTCAGCGAGATAATGGTGTCATCAGGGAAGCCGATGCTGATCGCAGCGGCCTCGCATTGATCAGGAAGATAACGCAGTATTTCTTCAAGAGCATCATCGATCCGAACCATCAAACTAACACATCTCAAAAGAAATGAACAAAACTCACATCAAAACCACGAaaaaagaggaggagaggacgaGCCTAGCACTCGTATACCAGACCTGAGAAGGCGGCGTGGGATTCAGGCGAAAGGCTGCTAGGGTTTCTTGACACTCGCAAGCCGCGGAGATCCTCTGAATTTATAGACTCGTTGGCCGGGAACAGGGTGGGTCTCCTGGACGGCGGCTGGACcccaccaccgccgcagcAACCCTGCTTTTTGCCGGGCCGGAGGAGTGGCAACTCGTCGGACCAAATTCTTTACCTCTTGGGCTCTTAACCCATTCCCAGCAGGCCCAAATCAACTGCAGCCCACGCGCCGGGCCCTTCTGGAATCTTCCGTCGCTGTCGCACCTCACCGCAGGGGAGAAGAAAACCCCAAGCCGCAACCCCCTCGCGTCTCCACGAGTCGCCGCCTCTCTCCTCGAATCTCTCCTTCTCGCCGTCGGTTGTTTTGAGAGAGTGACTGAGGCGGAGACGTGGCgatggcgggcggcgcggtgaGGGAGGTTGGGTCGAAGGCGGAGTTGGAcgcggcggtgggcggcgcgcgggccgCCGCGGTGCACTTCTGGGCAGCCTGGTGCGAGGCCTCCAAGCAGATGGACGAGGTCTTCGcccacctcgccgtcgactTTCCCCACGCGCTCTTCCTCCGGGTGCGCGCTACTTGCTATTACCCCTCCCCGCCTTCCTCTCCGCCTTGCTGTCCTGTTACTCCTCTCGCCGTGTCGCGGTAGACTAGGGATTTTCTGATTGGTCGTGATTTGTCAGGGGTGGTCTAGGGTTCAGCTTCGTGGCTAGCGTCTCGGAATTCCCGCGATGATAACTGCTACTATTCCCGTTTATTTCTCATGTGCTTGATTAGTAATTCTGCTGTGATGCTTATTTAGTTGAGGTGAGATTCTCCGAATACTGTCTGCTGAGTGTTGAGTTAACATGTGTTGTAGAAAAACATGTGATGCGTATGCACTTGTGCTGGCAGCATTTTGCTCGCCGCATTAGCCATGGACTCCGTTAAGAGCATAATATAACAACAACTCAATGCAACCCACATGTGCTCGAAACCCTTTGATCTTGGAGTTTGTTTATGGCTCAGTTAAGAGTGTGAGATAGCAGCTAAATACAACAAAATTATGCTTGAAACCCACCTCCTTGCAGTAGGTCAAGCATTACCCATTGTCGAATCCTATGTAAATAaaactccctccttttcacaaaggttggcatatttggtttctttaagacaaggctttgaccaataattgcTTCTTTAATATATCGTTTTGaagacatgaaatttatatcaatagattcgtctTCAAAAGTGCTTCCTGATAATTGCAGTTTAATATCATATAAATTACATATCAATGGAGTAATTGTTGCTCAAAAACTtttcttaacgaaaccaaatacacTAACCCCTGTCAAAAGGAGGAAGTATTTGCTACTGGTATGCGATGTACTAGGTCCACACTATTATTTGTTCAGACTGAGCATTGGGTAAATACTGGTGCAGTAAAATATTTCTCCCCTGTGATTATTGTGCCTAAGTTGTTACTTTGGTGTTCTTTAGTCAAGTGATTATGCTTCATCCTTGTTGGGACTGCCAAGGACTGCCAACAACACACATTTTCAAATATTGATATGTAAAGCCTTTTCTTGTTTACTCATGTTATGTCGCTAACTCCTATCAGGTTGAAGCTGAAGAACAACCGGAAATTTCAGAGGCATATGGCATTACAGCAGTtccatattttgttttctgcaaGGTATTTACTTTTGACAACTGTGTTGTAATGCGATTCATTCTATAAATCCTTTTCACATTGTTTATAATTCTTTGCACAATGACTGCTTATAGGATCATGGTGCCTGTCTTTGTTATTGAAGTTGAATCGCATGAGTTCTCTTGTCCTTTTATtaaagcaaaaggaaaaaaagatgcTCTGCCGTCATGACAGGGATGCATTAGTTGTTAGGATCAACTCTCAAACTTTTAAGAACGAACCATTCTACAAGCAATCACATTGATTATGTTCTACCATGCCCCATGCCCCATGCCCCCGTATACTGTGCAATAACAGATTTAGGTGCACACTTCACTGAATTTACTCTAGCCTGTCTGCACTAAATATTCTATGCGGATGTATAGTTTAATTTAGTCTATGCATAAATGCTCTTACATCTTCTGGTAAGTGTGCTCTGAGATATAGCATGCAGACACTTAACATTTCCAAATTCATGTTTTGGGGATGCTGTATGGACTGTGGAATGTTTTCTACAATTATAACCAACATAATGCCTCTGATATTTTGATGGCACCTATGATGTCAGACATGTATAGTGTCTTTCTTGACAGGCTAGTTAGTCATTGCTTAAACTTGAGATTTTGGTGTTCCTGTGAAATTCCTTGCTGACAATCTTAAGATGCTCATGGGATGTTTGCTATGTAAATATGTGGGGTTAGGCTGTGAAAGGTCATGTTTGCTTAGTTTCTGGATTTTCAACTCAATGCCAAGTCTTTTTTGTTGAATGCTTTGGAAGTTTCCTCTGTTGCTTTCTTGATAAGAGGTTTTCATCTGTGATGTGTCATCTGTTTTCAGGAAGGCAAAACTGTTGATACTCTGGAGGGTGCAAATCCAGCCAGCCTGGCCAACAAGGTTGCAAAATTTGCTGGGCCTGCCAATGTTGCCGAGTCTGCTGCACCTGCTAGCCTGGGGGTGGCTGCTGGGCCTGCTGTACTTGAAAAGGTCCAAGAAATGGCACGGCAGAATGGATCTTCTGCTGCTGAAAGCACACAGGCAGATATGCTGAATAAGCGATTGGAGCAGCTTGTCAATTCCTATCCTGTCATCTTATTCATGAAGGGAAATCCTGAAGAACCAAGGTGTGGTTTCAGCCGAAGAGTGGTTGACATTTTGAAGCAGGAAGGTGTCGAATTTGGAAGCTTTGACATCCTTACAGATAATGAAGTACGTGAAGGGATGAAGAAGTTCTCTAACTGGCCAACTTTTCCTCAGCTGTACTGCAAAGGTGAGCTGCTTGGTGGATGTGATATTGTTATTGCTATGCATGAAAGTGGCGAACTGAAGGATGTTTTAAAGGAGCACAACATTCCTCTTCGACCACAAGGAAGCAGAAATGAGGAGCCAGTGATATCCGAGTCTGCAACTGAAAAGAGTCCTGAACCAGTTGGGCTTACGGAAGCTCAGAAAGTTCGTTTGGAGAGCCTCACCAATTCTAACCCGGTGATGGTATTTATCAAAGGTTCACCGGAGGAGCCCAAGTGTGGGTTCAGTGGGAAGGTCGTACATATTCTTAAGCAAGAGAAGATTCCTTTCTCAAGTTTTGACATTCTTTCTGAT includes:
- the LOC100839226 gene encoding uncharacterized protein LOC100839226 isoform X1 → MVGKELVLQRNGHVDVREIAAKATLREVRQNGHTYVELRRVGKRVIFFCTICLTECFSDNVLFDHLKGNLHSRRYAEAKVTLFGPMPWPFNDGVLFFNNSRENSPLLLDSSSHNTRELALVSHSEFARNDTEVTSRLRDGSSSHNGAEGTLVCANQHANGRTAAVSEYLALSNHNGVDRPLVIPGVLIKDAVLNLPVHFLGYGNIAYRISEATESCKKVSKMWCAWVGQEASHDSEGCNIYEQSGFAIVNFSYAYELGRKWPSDAQDLPISAGSFFVIDDAGHRGKRRKKSFSDQEASSEESNGQTEGISQAIVTGSPTGTSRNLQGRSLSSKSMRRELRKQKRLAAEKVCDICGRSMLPGKDVATLLNCSTGNLACSSRNLSGAFHLFHTSCLLHWTILCQYEVLADQILKKGKSKRGRKAKTAPKSRITSIFCPECQGTGIHVKGDELEKPTISLSEMFRYKLKAIEAHKAWMKSPEVLENCSTGLHFPSEHLENSEEQVMPLKSLPFYAAEG
- the LOC100839226 gene encoding uncharacterized protein LOC100839226 isoform X2, with the translated sequence MVGKELVLQRNGHVDVREIAAKATLREVRQNGHTYVELRRVGKRVIFFCTICLTECFSDNVLFDHLKGNLHSRRYAEAKVTLFGPMPWPFNDGVLFFNNSRENSPLLLDSSSHNTRELALVSHSEFARNDTEVTSRLRDGSSSHNGAEGTLVCANQHANGRTAAVSEYLALSNHNGVDRPLVIPGVLIKDAVLNLPVHFLGYGNIAYRISEATESCKKVSKMWCAWVGQEASHDSEGCNIYEQSGFAIVNFSYAYELGRKWPSDAQDLPISAGSFFVIDDAGHRGKRRKKSFSDQEASSEESNGQTEGISQAIVTGSPTGTSRNLQGRSLSSKSMRRELRKQKRLAAEKVCDICGRSMLPGKDVATLLNCSTGNLACSSRNLSGAFHLFHTSCLLHWTILCQYEVLADQILKKGKSKRGRKAKTAPKSRITSIFCPECQGTGIHVKGDELEKPTISLSEMFRYKLKAIEAHKAWMKSPEVLENCSTGLHFPSEHLENSEVMPLKSLPFYAAEG
- the LOC112271718 gene encoding monothiol glutaredoxin-S11; its protein translation is MAGGAVREVGSKAELDAAVGGARAAAVHFWAAWCEASKQMDEVFAHLAVDFPHALFLRVEAEEQPEISEAYGITAVPYFVFCKEGKTVDTLEGANPASLANKVAKFAGPANVAESAAPASLGVAAGPAVLEKVQEMARQNGSSAAESTQADMLNKRLEQLVNSYPVILFMKGNPEEPRCGFSRRVVDILKQEGVEFGSFDILTDNEVREGMKKFSNWPTFPQLYCKGELLGGCDIVIAMHESGELKDVLKEHNIPLRPQGSRNEEPVISESATEKSPEPVGLTEAQKVRLESLTNSNPVMVFIKGSPEEPKCGFSGKVVHILKQEKIPFSSFDILSDDEVRQGLKVLSNWPSYPQVYIKGELVGGSDIVMEMHKSGELKKVLSEKGVIPKESLEDRLKALISSSPVMLFMKGNPDAPRCGFSSKVVNALKGAGVSFGSFDILSDEEVRQGLKTYSNWPTFPQLYYKSELMGGCDIVLEMEKSGELKSTLLE